A stretch of DNA from Candidatus Bathyarchaeota archaeon:
AATGGGAACTATTGGGCTGCTTTAACCTTGAACGGGTTAGTTTATTCTTCTGTTCTTGGTTATGATCCTTCTCCTGCAGTTGATGCTCTCACGGCGGGTGCTTTGGCTGCAGGGTTATCCGGAACTGGTCCTGCTGTTACTGCAATAGTTTCTAAAGACAACTTAGAGTCTGTTAAAGAAGCTTGGCAGAATTATGTAGGCGACATTTTAGAGGCTCAGGTTAATCTGGAGAAAGCAAGGGTGGTCCTTTAAAAATTGGATTTGACAGTTGAACACACAGCTGCTCTGAAAGGTGTGGTTTCTGCTCCCCCCTCCAAGGCTTACACGCACCGCTTGGTTATCGCGGCGTCACTTTCTGAAGGTACTTCAAAAATATTTAATCCCTTATTTTCTGATGATACCCAAGCAACCATGGATGCAGTAAATGCTCTAGGAGCAGAGACTGAAATCCGAGAAAACTGCTGGATAATTCATGGAACTGGATGCGTTAAAACTCCAAAAAATCCCATAGATTGCAGAGAATCTGGGTCTACACTTCGTTTTATGGTACCTGTTGCAGCCCTTGCTTCTGGTTCTTCAAAGTTTCTTTTTGGAGCATCATTTGCTCGAAGACCTATTGCTCCTCTTCTTGGCAGCCTAAAAGAGTTGGGAATAAAATCTACTGTTCAGAGCGATGGGTCGTCAGTCGTTGTTTGTGGTGGGGGAATCAAAGGTGGAAAAACTTCCATACGGGGTGATGTGAGTTCACAGTTTATTTCTGGATTGTTATTTGCTTGTCCAAAAGCCTCAGAAGATACTGATATTACTGTTTCTACTCCTTTGGAATCTAAAGGTTATGTCGAGATGACCCTTGAAGTTCTTGTAAAATACGGTTTTCAAGGAGCAGTAAAACAGGACATGTCAGGTTTTTGGGTTCCTTCAAATCAAAGTTTTATTCCTTGTGACAATGTTGTTCCTGGAGATTTTTCTTCTGCTGCGTTTCTTTTTGCTGCTGCTGCAGTGACTTCATCAATGATAACTGTGAATAGTCTTGTTTATCAAACCGCACAAGGTGACCGAGCAATTCTGGGGATACTGAAAGACATGGGTGCATCAGTTGAAGTAACTGAAGAATCAGTAAAAATCGAGGGCAAACCCCTTACCTGTATTGACATTGATGCGAAGGATATTCCAGATTTAGTTCCAGTTTGTGCTGTTCTTGCGTGTTATGCTAAAGGGCGCTCTACGATATTTAATGCAAAACGGTTAAAGTACAAAGAGTCTGATAGACTAAATTCAATAAGCACGGAACTGAAAAAAATGGGTGCAGACATCGAAGTGACCGAAGATGGTTTGACCATAAATGGAGGGTACCCCTTGTTTGGGGCTACAATTAATCCTCATAACGACCACCGAATCGCTATGTCCTGTGGAGTTGCCGCTTTGGGTGCGAAGGGAGAAACAAAGATTCAAAACGTTGAATGTATAAATAAGTCGTATCCGCAGTTCTTTAATGATTTGCGGGCGTTAGGAGGCAATGTTGTTGGGCTCTAATTCAATAGGAAAAGAATTTGTAGTAACTTGTTTTGGAGAAAGCCATGGACGATGTGTCGGCGCAGTAATAGATGGGTGTCCTGCTGGTCTTCCTTTAAGTGTAGAAGACATTCAAAATGAATTGGACAAACGTTTACCCCAAAAAGCAGAAATTGTTTCTGCTCGAAGAGAAGAAGACGTAGTCGAGTTGTTTTCGGGAACTTATGAAGGTTTTACGACTGGTGCTCCAATTTGTATTCTTGTTTGGAACAAGGAAGTTGTTTCAGATTCATACGATATGATACGTCATACTCCCCGACCTGGACATGCCGATTATCCTGCGAGAATCAAATATCTCGGCTTCAATGACAACCGAGGTGGAGGACGATTCTCTGGTCGCCTTACTGTTGCTTATATTATGGCAGGAGCCATCGCTAAGAAACTGCTTGCACTTGCAAGTGTTGAGATTATGGCTTACACTTCTGCGATTGGGGGTGTAACCATAAAAAAAGCTCTTTCTGTGGAGGATGTTCGGGAAAAAACTTATGACAGTTCAGTTAGATGCCCTGATTTAGTTGCTTCTAAACAGATGGAAAATGCAATTTTGAAAGCAAAAAGTGAAGGTGACAGTGTCGGAGGAATTGTGGACTGCTTTGCATTAAATGTATTGCCGGGTGTTGGGGAGCCGTTGTTTGATTCTTTGGATGCTGATCTTGCAAAGATCCTTTTTGGGATTCCTGCTGTTAAAGGTGTGGAATTTGGTGTTGGATTTGAATCTTCACGATTGAAAGGTTCAGAAAATAATGACCCATATGTGATGCAGGATGGAGAAGTTAAAACAACTACCAATAATTCTGGTGGAATTCTTGGAGGCATGTCTTCTGGGATGCCCATTGTGCTTCGAGTAGCCATTAAGCCGACACCGTCCATTGATAAAGAACAAAGAACTGTAGATTTGCTGCAAATGAATAATACAAAAATTCAAGTTAAGGGCAGACATGATACATGTATTGTGCCTAAGGCTGTTCCTGTTGTTGAATCTGCAGTTGCCTTGGTTTTGATTGATCAAATGCTCAGAGCTGGTTTGATACCTAAAGTCTTGGGAGTTGAAGCTGTTGGAGAATATTGTGACCCTACGGAAGAAAATTGATTTAATTGACGAAAAATTGATCCTTCTTTTAAAAGAAAGAATGGACCTGTGTAAAAGCATCGGAGTAATCAAGGCACAAAATGGTCTAGCAGTTAAAGACCATCTCAGAGAAGACGAAGTGTACCTGCATGTTATGTCAAAAGCGTTAGAAGCTGGTCTTGACCCCCAAAAAGTTGAGGCAATCTTCAAAGATATTGTTGCTTTGTCTGTGTTTGTTCAAGGTGCAGAATAAGAAGATTTAAAACAGTTCGTTTAATTTGTTCATGATAAAATCAGTCTATTCTATGTCAGTTGGAGTTAACCAAAAATGCTGTATGAAATAAGCGAAAAGGCGATACAACTCGAAAATCAAGGAAAAAAAATTATCAAATTCAACCTAGGCGACCCTGATTTACCTACGCCCCCTGAAATCATTGAAGCAGCATATGCAGCCATGAAAGAAGGAAAAACAAAATATTCATCTGCTGCTGGGGAAAAAGTACTTCGAGAAGAACTGGCTAAAATCCATGACGTTTCAGTAGACAATGTAGTAATTACTACTGGTTCAAAATGGGGGATATTTTCTTTGTTATTTTTGTCGTTAAAGCCAGGAGACAATGTTGTTGTTCCTTCTCCGCACTGGACTAGTTACGCTTTAGGTGCACAAAAGCTTGGAGCCGAGATTCGCCTCTTGAATCGAGACCTTGAATCTGACTGGAAAATAGACCCTGAAAAACTGGATGAATTAATTGATGACAAAACGCGGATGATAATTCTAAACAGCCCAAATAACCCAACAAGTAAAGTTATTGATGACAAAACTTTCAGTGAAATTGTTGAAATTGCGAAAAGTAAAGGAGTAAAAGTTCTGTCCGACGAAGTCTATTCTGATATCAGTTTTGTTAAGGCAAAATCTATCCTTGATTTTGGAGGCGAAAACATTCTCGTTAGTGGTTTTTCAAAAACGTTTTTGATGACTGGTTGGAGAATCGGCTATGTGGTAGCTGAAAAAGATCTAGTTAAACAAATGATTAAACTAAACCAAATCACCACAACATGTGTTCCAGCTTTCATTCAGTACGGCGCTCTAAAAGGGTTAGAATCACGACAAAAAATTGCTGATGACATTCGTACCCAATTCAAGTTGAGGGCAGATGCCGCGTATAGGGTTCTTTCTAATTCCCCGATGAAATTTTCTAAGCCTGATGCACCGTTTTATCTGTTTCCTAAGGTTGATGGCTTAGATTCTGAACGATTTGCTTTAGACCTTTTAGACCATGGCGTTGCTGTAGCTCCTGGAACCGCTTTTGGTGACTACCGAGAATTCTTCAGAATAGCTTTAACTGCAGAGGAAGATAAGATAAAAGAGGGCTTAGAAAAACTCTGCGAGGCTCTACCGTGAAGGTTGCAGTAATTGGCGCCGGAAAGATGGGTCGATGGTTCGTAAATTTATTCAAAAATGAAGGGTTTTCTGTAGTTGTTTCTAGCAGAACCCAAAGCAAAGCAGACGCATTAAAAGACGAGTTTGGAGTACAAGTGGTGCCTACTAATGCTGAAGCAGTTGATGGTGCTGACTGGATTCTTGTTTGTGTTTCCTTGACCAGTTTAGATGCTGTTCTACAAGAGATTGGCTCTCACGTCAAAGCTGGTCAAGTTGTCATGGATATTAGTTCCATCAAAGAGATTCCAGTGAATCTCTTGCAAAAATATGTAAAACATGGTGTTACCCTAGGTACACATCCCGTTTTTGGTCCAGGTGCAAAAAGTCTTCAAGGACAAAACTTTGTTCTTACCCCTGTGACTGAAAAAGAAAAACGGTTCTCAGAGGAATTCAAAGACTGGCTGCAGAAACGTGGAGCAGAAGTTTCTGTATTGGCACCTAGAGCGCACGATGAATTGATGTCTTTAGTTTTAGGTTTCCCCCATTTTGTGGGGCTAGTAGCAGCTGATACACTGGTGGAGAATCCTAATTTTGTCAGTGCAAAAACTGTAGGTGGCGCCACCTACAAGTTGTTGTTAACTTTAGCGGAATCTGTGTCTTCTGAAGAACCTTATTTTTATTCAAACCTTCACATGAGTTTGCCTGAAATGGAACAACTTGAAACTTTGTTCTTGGATAAAGTTGAAGAGTGGCTTAAACTGGTTAAAAACAAAAATTGTTCTGGTTTTAGCAACAAGATGGAGCAAGTAAATAAAAGATTGAAGGAATTAGACCCTGATTATGACCGTGCTTATCGGGCTATGTATCGGATTTTGGATGATTCCTAGAGTTTACAATTGCTTTTTTTAGCTGCTTTGTAAGAGCCAAGAATTTTTATGAATATTGTTTTGTCTTTAATGCTTTCTAAGGCTTGTTGACATTTTTGTTCAGTTCTGTGGCCTTCAAAATCTAGATAAAAATGGTATTCCCATGGAGTTTGTTTTGTTGGTCTGGACTCGATTTTTGTGAGGTTTATGTTTCTATCAGCAAATTCTTTCAAGACTTTATGTAATGCTCCTGGAATTGATTTGGCTGCAAAAATTATCGAGGTTTTATCTTCTGCAGTGAATGGGGCGTCTTGTTTGTCTAAAACGAAAAATCTAGTTGAGTTGTTTTTCACATCTTCTATTTCTCTTGCAAGTATGGCCATATCATAAATCTGGGCTGCACGTTCACTGGCGATTGCTGCAGAATCTATCATGTTTTCTTCTTTTATCATTTTTACGCTCCCAGCGGTGTCAAAATTTGAGATTGCTTTTAAATTGTTTTCTTCTAAGAATTTTCTGCATTGGGCTAACGCTTGAGGATGACTGTAAACTGCTTTGATTTGGTTTATGTCGGTTCCTTTATGTGCAATAAGGCAATGGCTTATCCTGATGATTATTTCTCCCCTTACTTTGAGGTCATACTCCAAAAACAGGTCATATGTTCGGTTGACGCTTCCTTCAATAGAGTTTTCGATTGGAACAACTCCATAATCCGCATTTCCTGTTTTAACTCTTTCAAAAACTTCATCAAAGCTTTTGCAGGGTTTAACTTCTACTTCTTGACCAAAATAGCTGTATACTGCCATTTCGCTGTATGCGCCTAACTCTCCCTGAAAAGCAATTTTCAATGGTGTTTGCCTCTTAACAAGTATTTGTCTATGCTGCCCGAATAAAATGGTTTACCTTGTTTGGAGTTTTTAAGCGGTAGTAATAAATTCTTTTTTGTTGTTATTTTTATATGTGGTACCGTTGGCGTTCAAGTTGGATGAAAAAGATAAACAAATCTTAAATTTGCTTCAAGAAAATTCTCGGCTTTCTTTCACTGAGATAGCCAACGACTTAGGAATCAGTGAGGCTACAATTAGGTATCGGGTTAAAAAGTTGGTTGATGCCGGGGTTATCAGCAAGTTTACTGTTTTGCTTGATCCGAGGAAAATTGGTTTTCCTACAACGGGTATTTTGATGGTTAAAATTGCTCCTGACCAGTTTGAAGAAGCTGCTGAAAAAATAAGTAACATGTCCGAAACTCGTCATGTGTTACAGAGCACTGGTGACTATGATGTAGTAACTGTTGTTAAAGCACGTAGTTTAGAACACCTAAATGAGGTTCGGCAAAAAATGGAGCGTATACCCGGAGTTAAAGAGTTGTCCCTTTCTGCGTCTACACGTTTGATAAAAATTGATCCTGCATTTTATTTGTAAACGCATATTTTTGCGAAATTAGTGATTTTTTTTGGATTATTTCTTGTTATTAGTAAAGCTTTAATATAGAATCCTTGCCTTTTATTTCTATGAACCAAACGTTCGAATGCTCCAAGGAAAAAAACAAAAACAGGATTGTTCGTTCTTTGTTTTTTGTAGCTGGCACAATCACTCTTGTAATAGGTGCTATTGGAATAGTTCTTCCAATTTTGCCGACTACGCCTTTCTTGTTGCTTTCTTTGGCTTGTTATCTTCGAAGTTCAGAACGGATGAGCCAATGGATGCTAAACAACAAGTACTTTGGGAAATATATCCGAAACTACAAAGACGGAAAAGGGATTCCCTTGAAAACCAAATTGTTTGCAATAACTGTTCTTTGGATAACTATCACTTTATCTGCAGTTGTTTTTGTTCCGATATTGGTAGTTCAAATAATTTTGTTTATTGTTGCAACAGCAGTAACTGTGCACCTCGTAAAACTCCCAACCTGCAGATGCTAAGCTGTACTTTTAGTTTGTTATCCTGTTTTCTGTTTTATTGCTTTGCGTTTCTTTTCCAATTCGGGCAATTTTGCTAATGTTTTTTTGAGCACTTCAATGCTGTCAAGATATTCTTGAATGTTGATGTGTTCATTAGGTGTATGGTCGAGTCTTGAATCTCCGGGTCCATATGTGACGACAGGAATTTTAAGTTCATTACCCAAAACGTTCATGTCCCCTGTTCCTGTTTTTCGTGAAAAAGAGGCATAATTTAATGTTGTTTTTCGTATCCCCCATGCTAAAGCCCGAACAATTATTGACCTTCGATCTGCTTCAAAGGCTTTTGCAACATCAATCGGTTCTACACTAACTGTAACTTTTGGGTTAGTTGATTTGTAACGGTCAATTTTTCGTTTTACTTCTTCAAACACCTGATCAGGAGTAAGCTGAGGCGGAATCCTCATTTGAATCAGAATTTCACATTGTGACGGAATGAACGAGCCAGAACTGTTTCCGCCTTTGATTCCTGTTAAACATGAAGTAATTGAGTAGAACCTGCTTTTCAGTTTCTCTTCTCGTAAATGAAGCCTGTTAATTTGTTTCCAAAACTCCATAGCTTTTTCAATAGCGTTATCAAACAGCCAAGGAGCTGCAGAATGACCCGAAGGAGTTTCTACCACAATTTTTACTGTTAAAATTCCTTTGTATCCGAAGACTACTTTTTCTAAGCCGCTTGGTTCACCAAAAATCGCATAGTCTGGTTGGATTCCCTCTTTGACGAAGTGTTGTATGCCTGTTCCCCCTTTTTCTTCATCGACTACACCTACAACCATAATTTTTCCATCAAAACCGCCGTTAACAAAATTAGATGCAGCAACAATCATCGCTGCCAACGGTCCTTTGGCATCAACTGAACCTCTGCCGTACAGGTTTCCATCTTCGATGCGTACAGGAATCTCTCCTTCAACAGTATCCATGTGTCCACACAACAAAACTATTGGGGAGCCTTCACCGATTTCTCCAATTACGTTGCCTACTTTATCTCTGTGAACTTTGAAACCTAATTTTTTAAGTTCATCCGCCAAAAACAAAGAAATCTTTTCTTCATGTTCTGAAGGACTGTAAATCTTTATCATTCGAGTTAGAAGGTCAACTGGGTAGTCGTTGCTCATTTGTTTTCTTTCTCCATTGCGCAATCCAATGCATTAACTACTGTGTTGATTTGGTCTTTTTCTATAACCAGCGGTGGCAAGAACCTTACTACGTTTCTTCCCGCATCTAAAACCAGAACACCATTGTTCATACAGTCCATAATTATGTTGTAGACGTCAAAACGCATTTCCATTCCGATCATCAAGCCTAATCCACGAACTTCCCTGACTATATTGTGTTTTTCTGCTAATTCTTCGAGTTTGCCTTTGAAGTAACTTCCAAGTGTAGCTGCTCGTTCAGGAAGTTTTTCCTCTTTTAGTACATCTATCGCTGCAGATGCCGCGGAACAGACCAACGGATTGCCACTAAATGTGCTAGAGTGTTCTCCCTTGTTGAATGCTGCCATTACTTCTTCTTTTGCAAAAGTTGCCGCCATCGGCAAACCACCTGCAACAGATTTAGCTAGGCACATGATGTCTGGAACTACGTTCCAATGTTCACAGGCGAAAACTTTTCCCGTGCGCCCAAAACCTGTTTGAACTTCATCAAAGATTAACAAGACATTTTTGTCGTCACAAATTTCTCGCAGTCCAGGCAAAAAATCATCCGAGTTCATCAAAATTCCCCCTTCTCCTCTGACGGGTTCAACTATAATAGCAGCTGTTTTGTCTGTGATGGCTTCTTTTATTTTTTCTAAATTGTTGGCTGGAACGTGTTTGAATCCTGGAACAAGGGGCATAAATGGTGCACGGTACTTCTTTTTCCATGTTGCAGAAAGTGCACCCATAGTTTTACCGTGGAATGCGCCCATCATTGAAATTATTTCTGTTTTACCTGACTTTTTTCGGGCAAGTTTAAGTGCACATTCAACTGATTCTGCACCGCTGTTTGAAAGAAAGACTCTGTCTAGGCCTTTTGGTGCTATACTGATGAGTTTTTGTAAAAGTTCAGATCGTGCATCATTATAAAATGAAGCATGACAAGCAATCAAAGTTTCCACTTGTTTTTGCACTGCTGCGACAACTTTGGGGTGACAATGACCAACAACTGCAACACCGTAACTTCCGGTGCAGTCGACGTATTCGTTGCCATTAATGTCCCAAACTAGGGCTCCTTTGCCCCTTGTGATTGTGAGGTCTCGTTTAGCAAAAGTTTGTGCCATAACCTTTGTTTCGATGTCCATTATTTCTTTTTCATTCATTGCTTATCACCGTGCCGCTTTCGTGTTTAAGGCCAGAAGAAATTGGAGCATTTTTAACGCCTGAGCAAATAACAACTTCTTTTACGCCGTTTTTGAGGGCTTCTTGAGCTGCAAAAACTTTTGTTATCATGCCGCCTCCAATCTGTTTGAGTTTGCTTTGAACGTCATCTGCGTGTAGTTTTGAAACTAGTTTGTCGTTTAGCATTAAGCCTTCAACATCGGTTAACAGAACTAGTTTATCTGCATTTATTGCTCCTGCGATGTTGGCTGCGGTTCGGTCCGCGTCTACGTTTAGGGGTTCAAATTCTTCGCTTACGGCAACGGGTGAAACTAATGGAACATAACCGTTATCTAGTAACAGCTTCAGTAAGGAACTGTTAACTTGGTTTACTTTTCCTGTGTATCCGCCGTCAATGACTTGTTTTCGTCCTTTTTCGTTAAGTATGATTAACCGTTTTTTTCGTTCTGCACGTAGAAGATAACCGTCTAATCCGGATAGACCCACAACTGGTATCTCTTGTTTTTGTAGAGCTGAAACTAGTTTTTTGTTTAGTTTGCCTGCCATAACCATTGTGAATATTTCCATGGTTTCTTTGTCTGTGTATCTGCTGCGAAACCCTTTAGGAGAATACACAAACTTTTGTTCTTTGCCTAATTTTGAAGCAATTTCTGTAACGCCTTTTCCTCCACCATGAACTAGAACTAGTTGGTGTTCAGAAAGAACGTTTTTGATGTCTGATACAATTTCCGGAGGCACCTTTTCGAGGATGCTTCCGCCAACTTTTACTACAACCAACATTTTTTTTATCACATCGGATGATAACCTTGACATTCCAGACCGGTTGTTTCTTCACAACCAATCATGATATTCATGCACTGAACGCCTTGACCAGATGCGCCCCTCATCAAGTTATCGATTGCAGAGAATACAATCATCCTTCTTGTTCGGGGGTCTACTTCAAAGCCTATGTCAACATAGTTTGATCCCATTGTGATTTTTGGGTTTGGAAGTTGATATGGGCCTTTCTTGAATTTTATGAACCGAATGAAACGCTCGTTTTGATACATGCCACGGTAAAGTTTCCAAGCGTCTTTATCTGTTATTGGTTCTTTAACAAAGGTATGAATTGTCGACAGAATGCCCCGTATCATGTTTACTGCATGTGGTGTGAAACAGACTGTTACTTTTTCGTCAGTTAACAGGTTTAGTTCCTGTTCAACCTCGGCTACATGCCTGTGGTCGGATACTTTGTATGGTCTAACGCCCCCTGCTCTTTCAGGGTGATGTGAAGCAACAGTGGGTTTTTGTCCTGCACCTGAAGAGCCAATTTTCACGTCAGCAACTATTCGGTTTTTTTCTATTACGCCTGCTTTTACTAAAGGTGCCAATCCCAGAATTGTTGCTGTGGACATGCATCCAGGACAGCCAATAAGTTTGGCACTTTTGATTTCTTCGCGGTGAAGTTCAGGGATTCCATAAACTGCTTCTTCTAACAGTTCTGGGTGAGTGTGTTTCCATTTGTACCATTTATCATAATCTGCTGGGTTGTTAAGGCGGTAATCAGCGCTCATGTCGATTACTTTTACTCCTGTTTCCAGCAGTTGTGGAACAAGTTCCAAAGATTTGCCGTGGGGCATTGCAGCGAAAACTAAGTCACAGTTGTCTGCGATCTGTGACATGTTCGGAGGAGTGAATTTTAGTTGTGTGGCCGCTCTAAGGTTTGGGTGAACCGTAAAAATGAATTCTCCGGCGTTTGCACGGGATGTTACTGTAGTTAATTCAACTTCAGGGTGGGGAAGTAATAATCGTATAAGTTCTCCACCTACGTATCCTGAACCGCCTATTACTCCTACTTTCATTTGTTTTTCTCCTTACTCTGAATCGATTATACTTTTGGCACCTTTTAACAGTGCCTCTGCCAAATTTATGCCTCCAACTAATCTGGTTTGTTCCCAAAATTCGGGGCATGCGTTAGTTTCATGGAACATGATTTTTTCTTTGTTTTTTTCCATGCTATTTTCAATGACTTTTTTAATGTTAAAATAAGCATCTTGATTTTTGAAGTTGTCAAAAGCACTTTCCAGCCTTTTATTCCATGCTAGAAAGTCTGTGCGTTTTTTGCTATCTAATTTCACTTTTTTAACAGCATTAAAAGGAGCTTCCAGTTTTTCAAACTCTTCTTTTAAATAATCATCGTCAACGTTTTTGTTTTCGCCGACTTCAACCATGGCGTCAACCGCTAACAAGTATGATTTGCTATCGCCACCCATGGCTGTGCCACATTTAGCTGATTCTTCTTGGATGTGCTGTGGCAAGTTTACTCCAATAACTGTATTGCCCAAGAAAGTGTTTGTTCTAAAGTCTTTGAATCCTGCTCGGGCTAAAGCAGTGGGGTAGCAGTATGGTTCTTTTCCTGCTTCTTTGGTTACGATTATTCTTAGATCGTAGAACCATTTTTCAACAAGATTCTGAGCTAAAATACCTATCGGATTAATTATCGAAGGTTCAACCTCTCTGATAATGTTCTCTAGTTGTCCACGTTCTTTAGCAAGTTTTACACTTTTTCCATGAGTTCCAGCGTCGGGTTTGACTACAATATCCGTGTTTAGTTCTTGCTGAAGCAAATCTGCAATGTCTCTTTCGTTATGGATTATTCGTCCATCTAACGTTTTTTCTGTAGAGTCAACCGGCACATATACTGTGTCGGGGATTTTAATTCCTGCTTTCCAGAAATGGAGCAAGGTTCTTACTTTGCTAAAACAAGCATATTCTACGCATTGTGGATTTATCACATGCTTGTCGAAAGCTTCTAGAACATTGGCTGCGAACAGTCTTCGATTTTTGCTTTGTGCTCGGTTTAATACTACTTTGATGTCTTTGAGTGTGTTTGTGAAATCTTTTCCTTTGGTTTTTAATGTGTAGCCGTTTCCATTAAAACGAACAGCAACTTTGCGGAAAGGAATGTATGTTAAGTCGATTCCCATTTCTTCAGCGGTTAATTGTATGCCTTTTTCGTCAGTTTCAGAACTTTCAAATAAAATACCAATACTCATTTCTGTCAGTCATCTCGTTTCAAACGTTTTATTATAATTTATTGATTTTTCTTGGGGGTACTTGATTGTTTCGTATAAATATAAAGAAAATGTTGAGGGGAGCTTACTCGCCCCAATCTTCCCCTTCAATTCCTAGTTCTTTTAGTTCGACACAGTCTTCTTCATTCTTAATAACTTCTAATTCAAGACCGCAGCTTGGGCAGCTTAGAATCTCTCCTTTCATGACATCATCTTGAACTTCAATTTCTGCGTCGCAATCGGGACAGTTGGCTTTTTTCACAACTTACACCTCTCTGCTTTAAAGTGAGCCATTATAGAAAATGTTGCTATTTATAAGAATTTCGGATTAATTCTCGGTGGTTTTGCACTTTTCCCAACTTATACTACGAAATCCGTAGAAGCAACAGGTTTGTTGGGGAAAAACTGTCAGAAAAGGTGCGAAGTTATGACAGTTGGAAAATGG
This window harbors:
- a CDS encoding aspartate aminotransferase family protein — its product is MDIETKVMAQTFAKRDLTITRGKGALVWDINGNEYVDCTGSYGVAVVGHCHPKVVAAVQKQVETLIACHASFYNDARSELLQKLISIAPKGLDRVFLSNSGAESVECALKLARKKSGKTEIISMMGAFHGKTMGALSATWKKKYRAPFMPLVPGFKHVPANNLEKIKEAITDKTAAIIVEPVRGEGGILMNSDDFLPGLREICDDKNVLLIFDEVQTGFGRTGKVFACEHWNVVPDIMCLAKSVAGGLPMAATFAKEEVMAAFNKGEHSSTFSGNPLVCSAASAAIDVLKEEKLPERAATLGSYFKGKLEELAEKHNIVREVRGLGLMIGMEMRFDVYNIIMDCMNNGVLVLDAGRNVVRFLPPLVIEKDQINTVVNALDCAMEKENK
- a CDS encoding [LysW]-aminoadipate/[LysW]-glutamate kinase, which gives rise to MVVVKVGGSILEKVPPEIVSDIKNVLSEHQLVLVHGGGKGVTEIASKLGKEQKFVYSPKGFRSRYTDKETMEIFTMVMAGKLNKKLVSALQKQEIPVVGLSGLDGYLLRAERKKRLIILNEKGRKQVIDGGYTGKVNQVNSSLLKLLLDNGYVPLVSPVAVSEEFEPLNVDADRTAANIAGAINADKLVLLTDVEGLMLNDKLVSKLHADDVQSKLKQIGGGMITKVFAAQEALKNGVKEVVICSGVKNAPISSGLKHESGTVISNE
- a CDS encoding N-acetyl-gamma-glutamyl-phosphate reductase is translated as MKVGVIGGSGYVGGELIRLLLPHPEVELTTVTSRANAGEFIFTVHPNLRAATQLKFTPPNMSQIADNCDLVFAAMPHGKSLELVPQLLETGVKVIDMSADYRLNNPADYDKWYKWKHTHPELLEEAVYGIPELHREEIKSAKLIGCPGCMSTATILGLAPLVKAGVIEKNRIVADVKIGSSGAGQKPTVASHHPERAGGVRPYKVSDHRHVAEVEQELNLLTDEKVTVCFTPHAVNMIRGILSTIHTFVKEPITDKDAWKLYRGMYQNERFIRFIKFKKGPYQLPNPKITMGSNYVDIGFEVDPRTRRMIVFSAIDNLMRGASGQGVQCMNIMIGCEETTGLECQGYHPM
- a CDS encoding lysine biosynthesis protein LysW — encoded protein: MKGEILSCPSCGLELEVIKNEEDCVELKELGIEGEDWGE